The sequence CGGATGCGGCGCGTGCGGTGGCGGCGTTGCCGGTGGTGCAGGCGCAGCCGGGAACGATCGCGTTTCCGAGTGCGGAAGCCCTCACCCGTCTCGATGCATTGCGTGCGCAGCTCGATACGCTGCAGCAATACGAGCGGAATGGTCCGCCGTTCCGCCTGCGGTTCGGACTGTGGCGCGGGCCGGCATTGCTCGATGCGGCGCGGCCGGTGTGGTTCGACGGGTTCAACAAACAGCTCTTCAATGATTCGTGGGTCGCGTTGCGCGATTCGCTGAAAGCCCTGCCCGACATTCCCACCGCCTCCAACGACTACGCGACATCGTACGGCTGGCTCAAGGGGTATCTGATCACCACCACCACGCCTGACAGCAGCACGGCCGAATTCCTCGCGCCGGTGTTGCTCACGAGCTGGCAGCGTGGCATGGACACCGATGCCGATGTCACGGCGCTCGCGCGTCGGCAGTTCGAGTACTACGCCGGCGTGTTGCCGAAGACGAATCCGTATCCGCGGACCGCTGATGCGTCGGTGGTGCGTCATGCGCGCGACTTCCTGTCGCGATTCACCGGCGCCGAGCAGATCTATCTCAACATGATCGGCGCGGCCAACAAGCAGGCGCCGCCGGTGGCGATTCCGCAGGCGCCCGGCATTCTCACGGCGACGAAGGAAGTGGCCGGCGCCTTCAGCAGCAAGGGCGCGTCGTTCATGAGCGATGCGTTCCGCAACGCCGATCGGTACTTCCAGGGTGAGACGTGGGTGGTGGGGGATGTCACCGCGTCGAAGGCCGTGAATCGCGATTCGGTGGTGACAGCGCTGCGGGCGCGGTACGCCGACGACTATGTGCGCACGTGGCGTCAGGTGGTGCAGAGTGCGACGGTGGTGCGGCCGTCGAACGTGGCCGATGCCGCGAGCAAGCTCGATATCCTGGGGGGCGTGAAATCACCGCTGCTGGACGTGCTGCGCACGGTGGCCATGAATACCGCGACGGATTCGGCCATGCGCCAGGCGTTCCAGCCGGTGCATGCGGTGACGCCGCCGGAGATCACGGACAAGTTCGTATCGGAAAAGAACCAGCCGTATATGGATGGCTTGCTGGGTCTGCAGGGCGCATTGTTGCAGGTGTCGAACATGCCGCCGGCGGTGGACACGCCCAGCACGCAGGCGTTGGTGCAGGCGGCGCAACTGGCGGCCGGTGATGTCACGAAGGCGCGTGTATCGGCCAAGCGCGTGTCGCAGGGCTTCGATGTCAGCGGGGCGGGTGGCGCACTGGCGTCTCCGGTGGAGCAGTTGCTGCTGGCGCCGATCACGGGCGCGGAAGCGGTGCTCAAGACAGCGGCGCTGCAGCGTCCGCCGACGCGTCGTGTCGTGGCGGCGGCACCGGCGGCGCCCGCCGCTGCTGGCGGTGGTGGTGGTGGCGGCAATGCGGCCGAAGTGGCCGCGCTCAATGAGCGCGGACGGGCGCTCTGCACGCAGATGGAGAAGCTCACGTCGCGGTTCCCGTTCAACCCCGATGCACGCGACGATGCGAACGTGGGCGATGTGAAGGCCATTCTCGCACCGGGCAGCGGCGAGCTGTGGGTGTTCCAGCAGGAACGGCTCGCGCCCTATCTCGAGAAGGCGGGCAACACCTGGGCGGCGAAACCGGGTGGCAAGGTGGAGCTGTCGAAGAGCTTCGTGGATTTCTTCAATCGGGCGGCCGAAGTGTCGGCGGCACTCTTTGCGGAGGATCCGGCGACGCCCATGGTGCGCTGGCTGGCGAGTGGCGTGATCACCGATCAGACGCCGCTGCTCGTGCTCAAGAACAACGGCAAGGAAGCCCGCTTCGACAAGAAGTCGTTCAAGAACGAAGTCGTGTGGCCCGCCACCAACGGTCGTGACGCCGAGTTGCAGGCGCAGTTCAAGAAGAACAAGCCGGTGACGGTGCGAAAGGCGAGTGGCGACTGGGCGATCTTCCGTCTCGTGATCGGCGCCGACGCCTTCGAAGGGCAGAGCGTGACGTGGAACGCCACGGGCAAGGATGCGGAACCCGTGCGGGTGCAGTTCGAAGCGATGCGCCGGGAAGCGTCGTCGGTGCTCACGCGCGGCTGGCTGGGACGCATGAGCTGCGTGGCGCAGGTGACGAAATAGGGGAGGGGTTTGGAGTCACGTGTTCACGGTTTGGAGGTGAACAGCGGGGTTACGGGTCGTGAGACCTGTATCCCGTGGCCCACGACCCGGCTGTTCACCTCCAAACAGCAAACCCGCAACTCATGCCCCGCTGCACACCGCGCGTACCGTTGTTGGTGATGATATTGACGGCCAGCGCCTGCGCCGCCGAGCCACCGCTCGAGAGCATCGACGGCACCATTGCGTCCGACTCTGCAGCCGCACCGCTCGTGGAGTTCGCGCGACTCCCGCAGGGCCCCGGCCCGCTGCGCATCGCGGCGCGGCCGTCGTTCCGACTCGGCGGTCTGTACGACAACGACAGCCTCGAGTTCGATCCCCGGGCGCACCTGCCCGTGGTCGCCCTGGTCGACGGCACGATTGTCGTGGGCGATCATCAGCGGCTTAAGTTCTACGCCCCCGACGGCACGCTATTGCGCATCGCCGGTCGCTACGGCTACGGGCCCGGCGAATTCGACAGTATCCGCGATCTCTGCCCGCAGGCCGACACCACGCTCGCCGTGATCGACGGCGACGGGCGGTGGTCGGTCTGGAACCGGCAGGGGCAGCTGCTCCACGCCCACGAACGCGAAGGCGTCATTCCCAACCGCGCCTGCTCAGCCAGCGGTGACCTGTTGGTGCTGGATGGTCTGCACACGGTGGTGGACACCGACGGGCGTCGGCGCGCGCCGTATACCTTCCATCGGCTCGATGGCACGCCCCGGCTCACGATCGGTCCGCTCAGCGTCTCCGAATACTTCGTCAACGTGCTTTTCATCCCGGCGTTCACGTTCCACGGCCAAAGCCTGCTGATCGGCGATTCCCGCACTTTCGCCTTGCAGGAAGTGTCCATCGAGGATGGCCGAACGCTGCGCCGGTGGCACGTGCACGGCGGCATGCGCCCGATGTCCCAGGCCGTGTACGACAGCATCGTGGAGTCCGGCTTTCCCCGCGACGCCTCCGCGGACCAACGAAAGAAGACCCTGGCGCGCGCCGCCGAACTGGGTAACCCCGGCGTGTTCCCGGCCTTCTTCGAGGTGCGTTACGATCCGGCTGGCCGGATCTGGATCAATCCGGCGTTTGAGCGCTGGCGTTGGTACGTGATCGATCGACAGGGGATGCGGCTGTCCCTGGTGACGCTGCCCATGCCGCCCACTGAGCTCGCCAAACTGGAGGGTTTCACGGATCGCCACGTCGCGATCCACCAGTTCGATGCAGACGGCGCGCCGATCCTCAGCTTCCATTCGATCGAGGAACGCGCGCCGGCGCAACACTGAACGAGCGGCGTGGAGCAAACTCGGGACCCGGCACTCACATCCCACAACCCGGCCGTTTCACTCCAAACCCCCAACCCATCACCCGCTACCTGCTTCGTCCACACATACAACGGACACCCACGATTGCCCAGGAGATCGGACGGGATCAGCGCCTTTTCGGATACACCTCGAGCAGCGCGACATCACCCGGATCGACGAGCAGCAGATCTTCGAGCGTGACCGGCACCATGTCGATGCGGATATCCCACCCGCCCTGACACGATGTCGAACGGAGTGCCACCTCGAGACCACGGCCCCGTCTGATGGTCAATGGTTCACCCCCCAAACTCCAAACCCACTACTTGCGACTGCTTTACTGCCCGCACCCCAACTGTCCCGTGTACCGATTGATGACCTCGGCCTGCGCCATCGATCTCGCGGTGATCCGTGCCGAACGCAGCGCGGTGCACGCGGGCTTCACCTCGTCCATCAACAGATGGGCTTCGGCGATGCGGATGTAGGCCCACGTACTGTCGGTGCCGGTGGGCAGTCGGGCGATGAGCGATTGCAGCACGGGCACGGCGGCGCGGGCATCCTTTTCATCGGCCGATGAAGGGTCGAGAGCCTTGGTGATGCTGTCGAGCGTGGCGAGGGCGCGTGTCGCCATTGGTGACGGTGTGTGCGTCGCACCAGGCTCCGGAGATGCGGGCGACGTCGGACGCGCACCGCCTGCACCCGCGGCCGCGTCGGGGGCGGACGTGGCCGGCGGTGTTACACTGGGCGTAGTGGGTGTTGCACTGCCGGATGCCGCTGGATCGGAGCTCGTCACATTGCGCGCGGCATCGACGGCCGTGGTGGCCGCCGTCGTGGCCGCTCCCTGCGCCCCTTCGATCAGCTTGCCCGCGGTATTCGTGGCGGAATTCACCAGCCGGTCGATATCCGACACCCGCGGCGCCCGCTGCTTGGTATACCACCACCACCCCGCAGCAACCACCAGCACCAGCGACAGACTGGGCAACGGAATGCGCGGCATGCGGAAACCGCTGCGCTTCGGCGTCTGCACATCCACCCGCGGCGCCGGTTGCGGAGTTGCGCGGGACACCGATGGACTGGCCACCGGTGTGCGTGATGGTGGGGGCGTGGTGCTCTTCGGCTTGGCGCCCGACTTGCCGAGCTCCCGGCGGATTTCTTCCTTGTCCACCGTGGTGATGACCCGCGCGGCGCCCGGCGTGTCCACCTGGGTCGAAGCCGGAGCGGCCGGGGGCGCGGCGCCGGCGGTTGCGGCAGGTGCTGCTGCGACGGCTGATGCCGGCCGTGCGGGTGCCTGCAACGCCGCTTCGAAGGCCTTGGCGAAAGCACCGGCCGAGGCCGTGCGTTTGGCCGGATCGCGATCGAGCGCCTGATTGAACACCTGCTGCAACCCGGCGGGCCACTGCATGTCGGGGCGCACCACACTCAACGTGCGCGGTTCGGCCACCAGACGTGCCGTCATGCCGCGATCCGGTGTGTTGCCGTCGAACGGCAGATCGAGCGTCAGACACTGATACGCCACCAGCGCGAGCGCATACACATCGCTGCGGTGATCGACCTGACTGCCCAGGAGCTGTTCGGGACTCATGAATTCCGGCGTGCCCACCACGAAGCCCGTGCGTGTCAGCCCCGATTCCTTCTCGTTGCTGCCCACGGCCTTGGCGATACCGAAGTCCACCACTTTGCACTTGTCGACACCCTCGTCGTCCTGCTGGACGAGAATGTTGTCGGGCTTGAGATCGCGATGCACGATCCCCATGCGATGCGCGGCATCGAGGCCGTCGGCCACCTGCCGCACGATGACGGCGGTGCGCTGCGCACTGAGTGGTCCGTCCTTCGTGAGCACACTCTTGAGCGTGGAGCCGTTCACGTACTCCATCGCCAGATACACCAGCCCTTCCGACGTCTCGCCGAAATCGAACACGCGCGCCACACGTTCGTGTTCGATGCTGCTGGCGTTCGCGGCTTCGCGATTGAAGCGCGCCACCGAGGCGGGGTCTTTGAGCAGCTCGGGGCGCAACACTTTGATGGCGGCCTGCAATGGCAGACGCACATGCCGCGCGAGGTAGACCTTGCCCATGCCACCTTCACCGAGCAGATCGGTGACAAGATACCGATCGGCGACGACGGAACCGATCAGATCGCCATCGGCATCGGCAGCCCGCAACGTCGACCCATCTGCCGGGCAGAAGATGTTCGTATCGGCGTAATTGGTGCCGCAGACGGGACAGACTTTGGGCATCGGCTCGAAGCGAAGAACCCGCGGGCCATGGCAGCCCCAGCGGGACGGAAGAACGGCGGAAACGGGTTGTGCCACAGGTCTCGCCAGGGGCGTGACACCGGCAGACCGGTGGTGGCACTGAACGAATGCAGGGTTCGGCGGTATGTTCTCCCCGAAACTTATCCTTGGGAGAATACCCGCATGTCTGCCGCTTCGCTCGTTCGCCGCACCCGCCGGGCCCTGGCCGTGACGCTCACGGGGGCTGGAACCCTGGCGGCCGCCTTCGCCGGTCCCCTCGCCCTGGCTGCCGTTGCCGCTCCCGGAACCGCCGGCGCCCAGGGCGCGTCCGGCAAGCCCACCGTGGCCGTCATGTACTTCACGAACGGGGCGATCGGCAACAACGCCGAATACGCGCCGCTGAGCAAGGGACTGGCGGAGATGCTCATCACGGAGCTCTCGGGCAACGAGAACATCCGGGTCGTGGAGCGCGATCGCCTGCAGGCGCTACTCGAGGAGCAGAACCTCGGCGCCAGCGGCCGGGTGGAGAAGGAGACGGCGGCGAAGATCGGCAAGACGCTCGGCGCGCTGCACATGCTCATGGGCAGCTTCGTGATCGATCCGAAGAACACCATGCGCATGGATGTGCGGGCCATCAACACCGAGACGTCGGAACTGGAGTACGCGACCTCGGTCACCGGCAAGGCGGACCGGATGCTCGAGTTGCTCGGGCAGTTGGGCACCAAGCTGAATGCCGGCCTCAAACTGCCCTCGGTGCAGCGCGGCTTCGAGGAAGGCAAGGCCGTGGGCGCGAAGGGTCCGAACCAGCTCAAGTCGATGATGCTGCTCAGTCGCGCGCTCGAGCAGCAGGACCGGAAGAACAACACGCAGGCGGTGGCGCTGTACAAGGAATCGATCCAGGCCAACCCCGACAATCAGCGCGCGAAGACGTTGCTGGCGTCGTTGGAGAGCGGCACCAAGTAACGGCACCAAGCAACGGCGCCGGTCACGGACGCTCGCCGGCGCGCCGCACACGCGCGGTAGGACACTCATGAAAGCCCCCGCATGAAAAAGGGGCGCGATCCACTCGGATCGCGCCCCTTCGTCGTGACTACGCCAACACTATCCGACCCGGCGGATCACTTCTTCTGCCGGATCGGTGAGTAGGGGTCGAACCACGCCGAGACGGAATTGCCGCTGCTGATCCCCGAGGGATAGGAGCAGGAACTGCTGACGTTGTAGCACAACTGGCCCGAGGTGCTGGTGAAGTAACCATACCCGTCGCTCACGTAGATATCGAACGACTGGTTGATCGGAATCAACCAGGTGCAGTGGGTGGGATCGTTGCCACCGCTGGAGCGTTCGCAGGTGCGGGTCCACGAACTGCCGGAGGCGGTCAACGAGCCCATGCCCAGGCCGTTGAGTGTGACCGAGACCTGCACCGTGGGCACCGCCACGAACCAGGCGGTGACCTCGATGTTGCCCTCGATGCTGGTCAGGACACAGGTGGGCGAGGTGCCGGCCGAGGCACAGGCGCCGCCCCATCCGCCGAACGTCGACGCACCGTCCGGTGTGGCGTGGAGCGTCAGGGTGCCCTGCAGATCCTCGACCGACGCTGTCGCCTTGCAATCCTGCGGTGCGGGCGACGAGGCGCCCACCAGCGAGCAGTCGATCTCCATCCCCGACGCGGACACCATACCGGCCCCGGTGGCGTTACTGGGCGCGGTCACGTTGAGGGTGACGGTCGGCGTACCGAAGGTGGCGGTCACCACCGCCGGACTGTTGGCGGTGAAGGTGCACGACTGCGAGCTCGAGAGACAGGCGCCGCTGAACGCGCCGAAGGTCTGCTCCGTTCCCGGCAGGGCCGTGAGCGTGACCATGCGGTTCAGGTCGACGAACGTCTGGCACTCCTTCTCGCTCTCCCCTTCCTGCAACGTGCAGGTGTAGTTGTCGTTCACGCGGACACTGCCGAAGCCCGGGCCCTGGAGCGAGAGCGTCAGCGCGACCTGGCGGCGGGTGAACACCGCGCCCACCGTCTTGGCCTGGTCCATCGTCAGCGTACAGGCCCCGTTGCCGGAGCAGGCGCCCGTCCAGCCGGTGAACGTGCTGTACGAATCGGGGATGGCGGTGAGGGTGATGCTCGACCCGTTGGCCAGCGTGTTGGAGCAGGTGCCCGAGGTCTGACCGTTGCTGCGGGCGCAGGAAATGGCCGTCCCGCCGAACACCTGGCCGTCACCCGTGCCGCTCGGCACGACCGTCAGCACCGCCGGCGGATCGAACTGCACCGAGATCGCCTTGCCCGGGCTGGTCACCTGCACCGTGCAGGTGGCACCCGACGTGGTCGTGCAGCCGCTCCAGCCGCGGAAGCTGTTGCGGTTGGCGGCCGTGGCCGTGAGGGTGATCGTCGAGCCTTCGGTGAAGAGGGCCGAGCAGGCACCCAGACCGGCCGCGCCGTTCAGCGTGCAGGCAATGCCGATCGGCGAGGACGAGACCGTGCCGGACCCCTGACCGATGCCCGCGATCGAGATCGGCACCGGGGCGTCGAAACGCGCCGTGACCGAACGTGCGGCGTTCATCGTGAGCTGACAGACGGGCGCGTTGACGCCGGCGCAATCGCCTGTCCAGCCGCCGAAGGTGCTCTGGCCGCTCGGAATCGCCTGGAGCGTCACCACCGTGCCTTCGTAGAAGACATTGGAGCAGGTGCCGCTGACGCCGCCCTGCGCGGCGTAGCAGGTGATGCCGCCCAGATCGGAATTGACGGTACCAAAGCCCGTGCCCGCCGCGCTGATGTTGAGCGTGCGGAGGGCGCGGAACACCACGCCGACGTTGCGCGCCTGGTTCATGCTCACCGTACAGGCGGCGCCCTGCGTACCGGAGCAGTCACCCGACCAGCCGATGAGCTCGGAACCGGAGGCCGGCGTGGCCGTGAGGACGACGTCCACGTCACCGGGGAAGGTGTACGCGCAGGTGCCCGCCGCGCCCGTGCCGTTGATGACGCAGCTGATACCTGCCGGCGACGACGTCAGCGTGCCCGTGCCGCTCTGTCCGGCCGAGACCACCGTGAGTGCGGCCGGCGGCGGCACGACCCGCACGTCGACGAAGTTCATACGGCCGCCCACGTCGGCGGTGATCCGGGTGGAGCCCACCGCCACACCCGTCACGACACCCGCGGCGCTGACCGAGGCCACGTTGGGATTGCTGCTCGTCCACGTCGCGGCGCGACCGGTGACCGGACGCTGCTGGCGGTCGAGAACCAACGTGCTGAGCGTCATCGGACGCGCGAGTTCCAGCCGCAGCGGCTGGCCGGTCCCGACGACGTTCTCCGCGGGGGCGCTGATCCGCACCTCGGCCACGTCGTTGAGCTGGATCGTGCTGGGCACCGTGGTCGTCACGCCGGGGCGCAGCGACAGCGGTCCGACATACTGACGGTCGACGGGCAGCCCATCGATGAGCAACTGGATCTCGATGAGCACGACGCACTCGTCGGCGCCGATGGAGGTCCCGGGCAGCGCGCCGCGCTGTCCGTTGGCGAGACAGCTGGCCAGATCCACACCGACCGGCACGGCCTGGGCCGTGCCCGTGAGCCGGATCGACTGCGTGGACAACGGACTGTAGCCGCCGTTCTGCAGGAGGTAGCTGGTGGCGATCCGCACTTCCTCGTTGGAGCCGGCGGTCGTCTGGAACGACGCAGAGAGGACGAGCTGGGCGGACTGCCCCGAAGGACCGACGCCGTTGTCGGCGCAGGCGCCGAGCAGCGAGGTGGCCGCGAGGGCCGACACGGCGAGCGAGCGGGTCGCGCGGCGCATGCGGTCCCCGGCATGGCGAAGGGCGCGAAGCGGCGCGCTCGAAAACATGGTAGGCATGATCGACATGGGCGATTAGAAGCGAGTCACGATGACGAGACCCGCCGAGGCGCCGTAAAAGGCCGTGCGGGGAGCGGTGCCGACGATGCGGGGGCGCAGTTGGCCGCCCTGACCGCGCAGGTAGGGCTGGAACGTGAGAGCACCGGCCCGCTTGACGAGGCCGATGGTGCCGCCGCCGCTGATCACGCCCGACGTGGCCAGACCCTGATTGATCGCGAGACCGGTGTGCACCCGCCCGTCACCCGTGAAGAGGATGTCGGTGGTGGCGGAGATCGGGATGCTGGTGCGCAGACCGCCGTCGAAGTAGTTGCCGCTGGTGCCCGCGACTTCCACGCCATCGCGTTCGTAGCGGGTGCGGAACCGGTTCACGCCCCAGAGGACGAACTCCCGGAGGCGCGGCACCGCGAACTGGATCTGCGCGTCGGTGGTGAAGATGGGGCCGAGGCGGATCGTGGAGACGGCGGGAGCCGATGCGGGCAGCGCCGGATTGCGCAGCTCGTCATCGTCGTAGAGATCGACCGCGCCGGTGACACTGAAGCGATGGCCGCCGATCAGCCGGTCGAGGCCCACCGATCCGCGAATGACGTTGCCGGGCTGGAAGTCGGTGGACGGGGCGCCGGCGGCGATGGCCGCGATGGGCTGGTACTTGCCGCGCATCTCGTACGATCCGCCGATCGCGACGGCCCAGCCGAGCACCTGCTTGGCGAGCACGAGGCCGGCCGTTCCACTCGGGCCGGCACCCACGGGCGCCGCGCCGAGACCCAGCGCCGGTGCCGCCGTGGCCCGCAGCACCGTGAGGGCGCTGGCTTCCAGTTCGGTCTGGCCGGTGGGCGCGTTCACCCCGCCGGTGAGGACCAGTGCATCATTGAACAACCGTCCCGTGGCGCGGATGCGCACGTCGGTGGGGCCGTACAACGTGGAGGTCTGCTCCGTGTCTCCGGCGCCCAGCTTGGGCGCGTAGGTCAGGCGCTGATACGTGAACGCGGACTGCACGTCCACCGTCCAGGCCGTTCCGAGAGGCAGGGCGAGCGAAACGGGCACCGAGAACTGTTCGATCTGCTTGAGCCGAGTCGAGTCCCGTCCCATGGTGCCGGGCTGCTGGAAGCCCACGCCGCCAAAACGGATGGCATCGACGGTGCCGCCGACCGCCAGCACGCCGGTGCCGATGAGCCGGTCCTGCGCGGTGGCGATGGACGGAAGCGAAAGGGTCAGCGCGGCGGCCAGCCCGGGCATCACCAGGGGGGAGACGGTGCGTCGCCGTGACCGCATCCGGGGCCGCGTCTCCGGGCACGTCTGTGAACGGGTCCCGGTGGCGAGAGAAGGCATGGAGGTCATGGACGGGTGATCGTGATGATGACGGTCGCCTGCGATGCCGGGAAAGTCGGATCGAGCGCGGAGCTGACGGTGCGCGAGACGTTGGTGATGAGGTCGAGCGGGCGGTTCAGACGGTCGATGGTGCTGGAAATGGCCCCGTCGAGCGGCCGGATGCCCGGAATGGCGACCGGCGTGCCCGTGCCCATGGCGCCATAGGAGCGGACATGCTGCTGCATGGCGCGAGCCTCACGGAAGCTCGGATCGAGACGCGCGGCGCGGCTGAATTCCGCGGCGGCGCCCCGGTAGTCGCCCTGGTAGTAGCGCTGGACGCCGCGCCCGTAGGCCAGCAGCGCGCCGATGTTCTTCGTGGGCTGGGCTTCGATGGCTGCGCGCTCGGCCGGCGTGAGCGTGACCCCCAGCGATTCGAACAGCCGGAACACCAGCGCCTTTTCGGCGGCCAGGATCTCGGCCAGGGGGGCCCGGGCGTCGACCGCGTTGGACACCGTCGCCCGTTCCACGTCGCCGATACGGGCGCCGAGGCGGAGCGTGCGGCCGTCCGTGAGCGATTCCACGGAGCCGAATACCAGGCGCTGGGCGCTCACGAGATGCCCGACCCGCGGCGCGGTGGCCGAATCCACGCGGCCGGTGGCCGCCAGATCGAGCTCCCGGAGCACTTCACCCAGGCGCGCCCGCTCGACGATCCGCACCTGTCCGCTGCGGGACAGGTCGGTGGAGACGAGCTCGGCGAGTGCGAAGGCGAGCGGCGTGAGGGTGGTGTCGTTCCCGTTTGCCGCGAACGGAGGCACGCCAACCGTGCCCTGGGCCGCGAGGCCGCGGCTCTGTTCACTGGCCATGGCCCGCGAATCGCCAGCGGCGGGACGGGGAGCGGGGGTGGGGCCGGAGCCGCAGGCGGCGAGCAGCCACACGGACAGCGAGGCAACGGGTATGCACGCCGAGCGCAGGGCGCCGGGGTGCATGCGCAGGGGGCGCATGAACATTGAGGACACGGTGAGGGACGGAGCCGGCCCGTGACTGGCGCGCATCCGTGGGATGCGTCACTGTCGAGGCATGTATCGGCGTGGAACGGCTACTTGCGTAAGTGGCGAATGTGCGGCCTGCGTAGAGTAGAATCAAGCGACACACGCATTTGACGCGATGGTTTGTGGGTCACGAAAGCGTGATACACACTGTCGCCCGGGGAGCCCTTATGACCTATCGTACCAGACACGTGATGGCTGTCACCTCGGCGGCGCCCGTGGCAGCGCCGGTGGCGTTGCTGCTTTCGGTCGTGATCGGCCTGAGCGGATGCGCCACCAATCCGGTCACCGGCCGTCGGGAGCTGTCCCTCATCTCCGAGGCGCAGGAGATCCAGATGGGACGGGAAGCCTCGGCGGCGGATCTCAAGCGTGTCGGCGAAGTGCCGCAGACCGAAGTGCAGGCGATGGTGCGTCGCCTCGGCTCGGCCATGGCCGCCAAGTCGGAGCGTCCCAATCTTCCCTGGGAATTCCATGTGCTCGACGACGCGGCGGTGAACGCGTTTGCGTATCCCGGCGGCTTCATCTTCGTGACGCGTGGCCTGCTCACCAACCTCAACAGCGAATCGGAGCTGGCGGAGGTGATCGGGCACGAGATCGGCCATGTGACCGCCAAACACTCGGTGGTGGCCATGAGTCAGCAGCAGCTCGCGCAGATCGGTCTGGTGGGCGCGAGCATCTTTTCGTCGACGGTGGCGAAGTACGGCGATCTGATCGGCGGCGGCGCGTCGCTGCTCTTTCTCAAGTTCGGCCGCGACGACGAACTGCAGGCGGATGCGCTGGGCTTCCGCTACTCCCTGGCCCAGGGATTCGACGTGCGGGAAGCGCCCAAGGTGTTCGAAACCCTGGGACGACTCAGCGGCAGCGGCGGCCGCGTCCCGGAGTGGCAGAGCACACACCCCGATCCCGGCAATCGGGCCGTGCGGGCCGAGGCGCGTGCGGCCGAACTCGCCCCCGGTGCGCTCATCGGTACCAAGGTGAATCGCGACAGCTATCTGCGATTGCTCGACGGCATGGTGTTCGGCGAGAACCCGCGTCACGGATATTTCGAAGGCACGCGCTTCCTGCACCCCGATCTGCGCTTCCAGTTCGATTTCCCCACGGGGTGGAAGTTCGCGAATCAGCCCGAAGCGGTGGTGGGGGTGAGCGCGGACAACAGCGCGCAGTTGCAGTTGCTGCCCGCCAGCGGCACCCCGGCGCAGGCCCTGCAGACGTTTCTGCAGCAGCAGGGCATCACGGTGCGGCAGTCGGGACAGACCACGGTGAATGGACTCACTGCGGCCGCGGCCACGTTCGACGCCACCACGCAGCAGGGCGCGTTGCAGGGCCGCGCGCTCACGGTCGCGCACAACGGACAGACGTACATGCTGCTCGGTCTGATGGTCGCCAACGCCCCGGCGGCGCGCGCCGCGGAAGTGGACGCGACCTTGCGTTCCTTCCGCGCGCTCACCGACGCCACGGCGCTCAACAAGCAGCCGGCCCGTGTGCAGCTCGTGACGCTCGATCAGGCCATGACCGGCGCCCAGTTCGTGCAGCGGTATCCCAGCACGGTGTCGGCGGAGGCGGTGTACATCGCCAACGGCATCGAGGCCGCCACGTCGTTGCCGAAGGGCATGATCCTCAAGCGGATCCGCTGAGTGTCCGACCGCCGCGTGCGGGATGCGATCATCCCGCGCGAGCTGCGTGCCTGGCGCGCCTGGGGCGTGGCCCGTCGCATGGAACGGGGCGTCCGCGATCCGCGCTTTCGCGAGCTCGTGCAGCGCATCGACGGCGGACCGCTGCATCTGTGTCCGAGCGTGACGCTGCTGCCCGATGGAG comes from Gemmatimonas aurantiaca and encodes:
- a CDS encoding Ig-like domain-containing protein; amino-acid sequence: MSIMPTMFSSAPLRALRHAGDRMRRATRSLAVSALAATSLLGACADNGVGPSGQSAQLVLSASFQTTAGSNEEVRIATSYLLQNGGYSPLSTQSIRLTGTAQAVPVGVDLASCLANGQRGALPGTSIGADECVVLIEIQLLIDGLPVDRQYVGPLSLRPGVTTTVPSTIQLNDVAEVRISAPAENVVGTGQPLRLELARPMTLSTLVLDRQQRPVTGRAATWTSSNPNVASVSAAGVVTGVAVGSTRITADVGGRMNFVDVRVVPPPAALTVVSAGQSGTGTLTSSPAGISCVINGTGAAGTCAYTFPGDVDVVLTATPASGSELIGWSGDCSGTQGAACTVSMNQARNVGVVFRALRTLNISAAGTGFGTVNSDLGGITCYAAQGGVSGTCSNVFYEGTVVTLQAIPSGQSTFGGWTGDCAGVNAPVCQLTMNAARSVTARFDAPVPISIAGIGQGSGTVSSSPIGIACTLNGAAGLGACSALFTEGSTITLTATAANRNSFRGWSGCTTTSGATCTVQVTSPGKAISVQFDPPAVLTVVPSGTGDGQVFGGTAISCARSNGQTSGTCSNTLANGSSITLTAIPDSYSTFTGWTGACSGNGACTLTMDQAKTVGAVFTRRQVALTLSLQGPGFGSVRVNDNYTCTLQEGESEKECQTFVDLNRMVTLTALPGTEQTFGAFSGACLSSSQSCTFTANSPAVVTATFGTPTVTLNVTAPSNATGAGMVSASGMEIDCSLVGASSPAPQDCKATASVEDLQGTLTLHATPDGASTFGGWGGACASAGTSPTCVLTSIEGNIEVTAWFVAVPTVQVSVTLNGLGMGSLTASGSSWTRTCERSSGGNDPTHCTWLIPINQSFDIYVSDGYGYFTSTSGQLCYNVSSSCSYPSGISSGNSVSAWFDPYSPIRQKK
- a CDS encoding M48 family metalloprotease produces the protein MTYRTRHVMAVTSAAPVAAPVALLLSVVIGLSGCATNPVTGRRELSLISEAQEIQMGREASAADLKRVGEVPQTEVQAMVRRLGSAMAAKSERPNLPWEFHVLDDAAVNAFAYPGGFIFVTRGLLTNLNSESELAEVIGHEIGHVTAKHSVVAMSQQQLAQIGLVGASIFSSTVAKYGDLIGGGASLLFLKFGRDDELQADALGFRYSLAQGFDVREAPKVFETLGRLSGSGGRVPEWQSTHPDPGNRAVRAEARAAELAPGALIGTKVNRDSYLRLLDGMVFGENPRHGYFEGTRFLHPDLRFQFDFPTGWKFANQPEAVVGVSADNSAQLQLLPASGTPAQALQTFLQQQGITVRQSGQTTVNGLTAAAATFDATTQQGALQGRALTVAHNGQTYMLLGLMVANAPAARAAEVDATLRSFRALTDATALNKQPARVQLVTLDQAMTGAQFVQRYPSTVSAEAVYIANGIEAATSLPKGMILKRIR
- a CDS encoding CsgG/HfaB family protein — protein: MFMRPLRMHPGALRSACIPVASLSVWLLAACGSGPTPAPRPAAGDSRAMASEQSRGLAAQGTVGVPPFAANGNDTTLTPLAFALAELVSTDLSRSGQVRIVERARLGEVLRELDLAATGRVDSATAPRVGHLVSAQRLVFGSVESLTDGRTLRLGARIGDVERATVSNAVDARAPLAEILAAEKALVFRLFESLGVTLTPAERAAIEAQPTKNIGALLAYGRGVQRYYQGDYRGAAAEFSRAARLDPSFREARAMQQHVRSYGAMGTGTPVAIPGIRPLDGAISSTIDRLNRPLDLITNVSRTVSSALDPTFPASQATVIITITRP